In the Candidatus Electrothrix sp. GW3-4 genome, one interval contains:
- a CDS encoding MMPL family transporter has product MDISTRAIHFSLHKPKVVTAIMVVLTLIVGAFIVKVHVDTDPENMLSEHEAVRVFHDQTKKEFTLHDVVVLGVVNEHDSDGVFNPETLQRVFTLSKFAANLADPDDPERRVVSRDIIAPDNVDNILQAGLGQVRFEWLMKEPPKTQEEALKIRDYALANPLLKGTMVSEDGKALAIYLPITKKDFAHSVAEQLRAKIDEIGAGNDEFHITGLPVAEDTFGKEMFIQMAVSAPLAMLMIFLLMLFFFRNLQLIIAPMIIAVCTVIVTMGMLIGTGHTLHIMSSMIPIFIMPIAVVDSVHILSEFFDAYQQRKDRKATLIHVMAHLFKPMLFTSLTSAAGFASLAFTPIPPVQAFGIFVALGILLAWLLTIIFVPAYVMMMSEQSLENFGVDTTDTSHENSLFNRHLRWIGKTSSGKPWMVIIINIGIMIVGVVGILMIQVNDNPVKWFKKSHEIRVADKVLNSHFGGTYEAYLILTGKVEEMSVAQAAEQLKGKLQTALQDTPAILTSAMEDIEQAVADTRTIQGLRDALAQLWNMELDNAPQDDDTVYDSWGRALDSLGGIGPQKEVFKRPDVLRYISDLQAHLAKEGDVGKSNTVADVVKKVHMELFEGALERYTIPDTVNAVAQTLISYQNSHKPDDLWHLVTPDYSKANIWLQLRSGDNVDMERVIEDIEQYFAANPPPVEMNHDWAGLTYINVVWQDKMVSGMRDSFLSSFAVVFIMMAFLFRSPTWGLLAMVPLTFTIGFIYGVIGLIGKDYDMPVAVLSSLALGLAVDFAIHFLQRTRMTMAKTGDWGAAIRDMFDDPARAILRNIIVIAIGFTPLLLAPLVPYQTVGIFLATIMLYSGMATLWILPALLTVMKGWVFKKELKAFAEKEAD; this is encoded by the coding sequence ATGGACATCTCGACCAGGGCAATTCATTTTTCGCTGCACAAACCCAAGGTCGTTACCGCGATCATGGTTGTGCTTACCCTTATCGTTGGAGCCTTTATTGTTAAGGTGCATGTGGACACGGACCCGGAAAATATGCTCTCCGAGCATGAGGCGGTCCGGGTCTTTCACGATCAGACCAAGAAGGAATTCACCCTCCATGATGTCGTGGTCCTGGGGGTGGTGAATGAGCATGACTCGGACGGGGTCTTTAATCCAGAGACCCTGCAACGGGTCTTCACCCTGAGTAAATTCGCCGCCAACCTGGCAGATCCCGATGACCCGGAACGTCGGGTGGTCAGCCGGGACATCATTGCCCCGGATAATGTGGATAATATCCTCCAGGCCGGGCTCGGGCAGGTGCGCTTTGAATGGCTGATGAAGGAACCGCCCAAGACCCAGGAAGAGGCCCTGAAGATCCGGGATTATGCCCTGGCCAATCCCCTGCTCAAGGGGACCATGGTTTCCGAGGACGGCAAGGCCCTGGCCATCTACCTCCCTATCACCAAGAAGGATTTTGCCCATTCCGTGGCTGAGCAGCTTCGGGCCAAGATCGATGAGATCGGTGCAGGCAATGACGAATTCCATATCACGGGCCTGCCTGTGGCAGAGGATACCTTTGGCAAGGAGATGTTTATCCAGATGGCGGTTTCCGCCCCCCTGGCCATGCTGATGATCTTCCTGCTCATGCTCTTTTTCTTTCGTAATCTCCAGCTGATCATCGCCCCGATGATCATTGCTGTCTGTACCGTGATCGTGACCATGGGGATGCTTATCGGCACTGGCCACACCCTGCATATCATGAGCTCCATGATCCCCATCTTTATCATGCCCATTGCGGTGGTGGATTCGGTCCATATCCTGTCGGAGTTTTTTGATGCCTATCAGCAGCGTAAGGACAGAAAGGCGACCCTGATTCATGTCATGGCCCATCTGTTCAAGCCCATGCTCTTTACCTCCCTGACCTCGGCAGCAGGTTTTGCCTCCCTGGCCTTTACCCCGATCCCGCCGGTCCAGGCCTTTGGTATCTTTGTTGCCCTGGGCATCCTGCTGGCCTGGCTGTTGACCATCATCTTTGTTCCTGCCTATGTGATGATGATGAGCGAACAGAGCTTGGAGAACTTTGGTGTTGATACCACAGACACCTCCCATGAGAACTCCCTGTTTAATCGTCATCTGCGCTGGATCGGCAAGACCTCCTCGGGTAAGCCATGGATGGTGATTATCATCAATATTGGTATCATGATCGTGGGGGTCGTTGGTATCCTGATGATCCAGGTCAACGATAACCCGGTCAAGTGGTTTAAGAAGAGCCATGAGATCCGGGTGGCGGATAAGGTCCTGAACAGTCACTTCGGTGGCACCTATGAGGCATACCTTATTTTAACCGGCAAGGTAGAGGAGATGAGCGTTGCCCAGGCCGCAGAACAGCTGAAAGGGAAACTCCAGACTGCCCTGCAGGATACCCCGGCCATCTTGACCTCTGCAATGGAGGATATTGAGCAGGCAGTTGCCGATACCAGGACTATTCAGGGCCTCCGAGATGCCCTGGCCCAGCTCTGGAATATGGAGCTTGACAATGCCCCGCAGGACGATGATACTGTGTACGATTCCTGGGGAAGAGCCCTGGATAGCCTGGGGGGAATAGGTCCCCAGAAGGAGGTCTTCAAGCGTCCTGATGTGTTGCGCTACATCTCAGACCTGCAGGCGCACCTGGCCAAGGAAGGTGACGTGGGAAAATCCAACACCGTGGCCGATGTGGTGAAGAAGGTGCATATGGAGCTGTTTGAGGGGGCCCTGGAACGATACACCATCCCGGATACGGTCAATGCCGTGGCCCAGACCTTGATCTCCTATCAGAACAGTCATAAGCCCGATGACCTCTGGCATCTGGTGACCCCGGATTACAGCAAGGCCAATATCTGGTTGCAGCTGCGGAGCGGCGATAATGTGGACATGGAACGGGTGATTGAGGACATTGAGCAGTACTTTGCTGCCAATCCGCCGCCAGTGGAGATGAACCATGACTGGGCCGGTCTGACCTACATCAACGTGGTCTGGCAGGACAAGATGGTGAGCGGGATGCGCGACTCCTTCCTGTCCAGCTTTGCTGTGGTCTTCATCATGATGGCCTTTCTGTTCCGCTCCCCGACCTGGGGCCTGCTGGCCATGGTGCCGCTGACCTTCACTATCGGCTTTATTTACGGGGTGATCGGCCTGATCGGCAAGGATTACGACATGCCGGTAGCGGTGCTCTCCTCCCTGGCTCTGGGCCTGGCTGTGGACTTTGCCATCCACTTCCTTCAGCGCACCAGGATGACTATGGCCAAGACCGGGGATTGGGGCGCGGCTATCCGGGATATGTTTGATGATCCGGCCCGGGCCATCCTGCGTAACATCATTGTTATCGCCATCGGCTTTACCCCGCTCTTGCTGGCACCGCTGGTTCCCTATCAGACCGTGGGAATCTTCCTGGCCACGATTATGCTCTATTCAGGTATGGCTACCTTGTGGATCCTTCCGGCCCTGTTGACTGTGATGAAGGGTTGGGTCTTTAAGAAGGAGTTGAAGGCCTTTGCGGAGAAGGAGGCAGATTAA
- a CDS encoding CoA-binding protein, translated as MTEVIAIIGATDKPERYANKAMHALRKHEHEVVLVNPFKQEVEGQACLDSVADHHDKIDTVTLYVNPKRFEDHIDAVIKAKPTRVIMNPGTEDDGHQRILEEAGIEVVRACTLVLLSTNQF; from the coding sequence ATGACAGAGGTTATCGCTATAATCGGAGCAACAGATAAACCGGAGCGCTATGCCAATAAGGCCATGCATGCCTTACGAAAACATGAGCACGAAGTGGTCCTGGTCAATCCCTTTAAGCAAGAGGTTGAGGGGCAGGCATGCCTTGACTCTGTTGCTGACCACCATGACAAGATTGATACCGTGACTTTGTATGTCAACCCAAAGCGGTTTGAGGATCATATTGATGCGGTCATCAAAGCTAAGCCCACGAGGGTGATTATGAATCCGGGCACAGAAGATGATGGGCACCAGCGAATTTTAGAAGAAGCCGGGATAGAGGTGGTTCGGGCCTGTACCTTGGTGTTGTTGTCCACGAATCAGTTTTAA
- a CDS encoding outer membrane lipoprotein-sorting protein: MKKTIIAACSLFALLVTTPVMAEDVNVEEVVSKANLAAYYAGDDGKAEVNMTITDSQGRERTREFIILRKDKEDGKAQFFYVYFKKPSDVSKMVFMVHKHVDKDDDRWMYLPALDLVKRIAASDKRTSFVGSNFMYEDVSGRNLAEDTRELVESNDTHYVIKNTPKKPDDVEFSSYTVQIDKKTFLPVKAVYLDKNGKEYRIVEATKVEEIDGIPTVTESKVTDLEAGSHTVSKFSNVKYNIGLKEDIFTERYLRRPPREARR; this comes from the coding sequence ATGAAAAAAACAATAATCGCTGCATGCAGCCTGTTTGCCCTGCTGGTCACCACCCCAGTCATGGCAGAAGACGTGAATGTGGAAGAGGTGGTAAGCAAGGCCAATCTGGCCGCCTACTACGCCGGAGACGACGGTAAGGCAGAGGTCAATATGACCATCACCGACAGCCAGGGTCGGGAACGAACCCGCGAGTTCATCATTCTGCGCAAAGACAAGGAAGACGGCAAGGCGCAGTTCTTTTACGTCTATTTCAAGAAGCCTTCAGATGTCAGCAAGATGGTTTTTATGGTCCATAAGCATGTGGACAAGGACGATGACCGCTGGATGTACCTGCCAGCCCTGGACCTGGTCAAGCGTATTGCCGCCTCAGATAAGCGGACCTCCTTTGTTGGCAGTAACTTCATGTACGAGGATGTCTCAGGCCGTAACCTGGCAGAGGATACCCGCGAATTGGTGGAGAGCAACGACACCCATTATGTGATCAAGAATACCCCTAAGAAGCCGGACGATGTGGAGTTTTCTTCTTACACCGTGCAGATCGACAAGAAGACCTTCCTGCCAGTCAAGGCCGTGTATCTGGACAAGAATGGCAAGGAGTACCGCATCGTCGAGGCTACCAAAGTGGAAGAGATTGACGGCATTCCCACCGTGACCGAGTCCAAGGTAACGGACCTGGAAGCAGGAAGCCATACCGTGTCCAAGTTCAGCAATGTGAAATATAATATTGGTCTCAAGGAAGACATCTTCACCGAGCGCTACCTGCGCCGTCCGCCGCGTGAGGCCCGTCGATAG